A portion of the Luteolibacter rhizosphaerae genome contains these proteins:
- the tal gene encoding transaldolase — MSATQLDQLKQFTTVVADTGDFESMKAYQPQDATTNPSLILQASEKPAYKHLVDKAVAEFKGGSLSGQEQIDAVLDRILILFGLEILKIVPGRVSTEVDARLSFDTEATVAKAHQLIAAYEKEGISKDRVLIKIASTWEGIKAAEILEKEGIHCNLTLLFSFAQAVACAEAGVQLISPFVGRILDWYKASTGKTYEGDEDPGVISVKQIYTYYKKFGYKTEVMGASFRNKGEILALAGCDLLTISPGLLGELQASTEAVERRLSPEASAAADLTKVSFDEKSFRFALNEDAMATEKTAQGIRAFAADIVKLEKLVAGLL; from the coding sequence CCGACACCGGCGATTTCGAGTCGATGAAGGCCTACCAGCCTCAGGACGCGACCACGAACCCGTCGCTCATCCTCCAAGCTTCCGAAAAACCGGCCTACAAACACCTCGTCGACAAGGCCGTGGCCGAATTCAAGGGCGGCTCGCTTTCCGGCCAAGAGCAGATCGATGCCGTGCTCGACCGCATCCTCATCCTTTTCGGCCTTGAGATCCTCAAGATCGTTCCGGGCCGTGTCTCGACCGAAGTCGACGCCCGCCTCTCCTTTGATACCGAAGCCACCGTCGCGAAGGCTCATCAGCTTATCGCCGCTTACGAGAAGGAAGGCATCTCGAAGGACCGCGTGCTAATCAAGATCGCCTCCACCTGGGAAGGCATCAAGGCCGCCGAGATCCTCGAGAAAGAAGGCATCCATTGCAATCTCACCCTGCTCTTCTCCTTCGCCCAAGCTGTCGCTTGTGCCGAGGCCGGCGTGCAGCTGATCTCGCCCTTCGTGGGCCGTATCCTCGACTGGTACAAGGCCTCCACCGGCAAGACCTACGAGGGTGACGAAGATCCGGGCGTGATCTCGGTGAAGCAGATCTACACCTACTACAAGAAGTTCGGTTACAAGACCGAGGTGATGGGTGCATCCTTCCGCAACAAGGGCGAAATCCTCGCGCTTGCCGGCTGCGACCTGCTCACCATCAGCCCGGGCCTGCTCGGCGAACTCCAGGCTTCCACGGAAGCGGTCGAGCGCCGTCTTTCCCCGGAAGCTTCCGCTGCCGCCGATCTCACCAAGGTCAGCTTCGACGAGAAGTCCTTCCGCTTCGCGCTGAACGAGGACGCCATGGCCACCGAGAAGACCGCTCAAGGCATCCGCGCCTTCGCGGCAGATATCGTGAAGCTCGAGAAGCTCGTGGCCGGTCTGCTCTGA
- a CDS encoding TrmH family RNA methyltransferase, with amino-acid sequence MEPEWLSVLITQAGERSDPWVLLEGQASVEAALAGWWEVPGVLVAEDHPWEAPVWSGMELLRKRRGEIDELSDAGIHGGVLGLGKIPGETGEVAAFLKSLPAEALLVVCTRPGDPEASGGILRGADAFDAAGVLFGVEGKSPFEPEVIRAAGESVFKLAVRIADGGLILRCLLATGFQLIGLDEEAGSRKPGDLPDLAARRALIIGDEAEGLGKFWRSACNFRVSGDVDEVLSHLAL; translated from the coding sequence GTGGAACCCGAATGGCTCTCAGTCCTGATCACCCAAGCCGGAGAACGCAGCGACCCGTGGGTGCTGCTGGAGGGCCAAGCCAGCGTGGAGGCGGCTCTGGCCGGATGGTGGGAGGTGCCCGGGGTGCTGGTAGCGGAGGACCATCCGTGGGAGGCTCCGGTCTGGTCGGGCATGGAATTGCTCCGCAAACGCCGTGGGGAGATCGATGAACTCTCCGATGCTGGAATTCACGGCGGAGTCCTTGGCTTGGGGAAGATTCCGGGGGAAACCGGGGAGGTCGCAGCCTTCCTGAAGAGTCTGCCTGCCGAAGCTCTGCTGGTGGTGTGCACGCGTCCGGGTGATCCGGAAGCGAGCGGAGGAATCCTGCGCGGTGCAGACGCGTTCGATGCCGCCGGAGTCTTGTTCGGAGTCGAGGGCAAGTCGCCATTCGAGCCGGAGGTGATCCGGGCGGCTGGAGAATCGGTCTTCAAACTCGCCGTGCGAATAGCGGATGGAGGCCTGATCCTGCGTTGCTTGCTTGCTACCGGATTCCAGTTGATCGGACTCGATGAGGAAGCAGGCTCCAGGAAACCCGGGGATCTTCCGGATCTGGCAGCGCGCCGGGCCCTGATCATCGGGGATGAAGCGGAAGGCTTGGGCAAGTTCTGGCGATCCGCCTGTAACTTCCGCGTTAGTGGGGATGTCGATGAAGTGCTCAGCCATCTGGCGCTCTAA